The Euphorbia lathyris chromosome 2, ddEupLath1.1, whole genome shotgun sequence genome includes a window with the following:
- the LOC136217673 gene encoding putative ATP synthase protein YMF19 → MPQLDQFTYFTQFFWLCLFFFTFYIFICNDGDGLLGISRILKLRNQLLLHRGNNIRSKDPNSLEDILRKGFSTGVSYMYSSLFEVSQWCKAVDLLGKRSKITLISCFGEISGSQGMERNIFYLISKSSYSISSNPGWGITCRNDIMLIHVLHGQGSIVF, encoded by the coding sequence ATGCCTCAACTGGATCAATTCACTTATTTTACACAATTCTTCTGGTTATGCCTTTTCTTCTTTACTTTCTATATTTTTATATGCAATGATGGAGATGGACTACTTGGGATCAGCCGAATTCTAAAACTACGGAACCAACTGCTTTTACACCGGGGGAACAACATCCGGAGCAAGGACCCCAACAGTTTGGAAGATATCTTGAGAAAAGGTTTTAGCACCGGTGTATCCTATATGTACTCTAGTTTATTCGAAGTATCCCAATGGTGTAAGGCTGTCGACTTATTGGGAAAAAGGAGTAAAATCACTTTGATCTCTTGTTTCGGAGAAATAAGTGGCTCACAAGGAATGGAAAGAAACATTTTCTATTTGATCTCGAAGTCGTCATATAGCATTTCTTCTAATCCTGGATGGGGGATCACTTGTAGGAATGACATAATGCTAATCCATGTTCTACACGGCCAAGGAAGCATCGTTTTTTAA
- the LOC136217672 gene encoding cytochrome c oxidase subunit 3 → MIQSQRHSYHLVDPSPWPISGSLGTLATTVGGVMYMHSFQGGATLLSLGLIFILYTMFVWWRDVLRESTLEGHHTKVVQLGLRYGFILFIVSEVMFFFAFFWAFFHSSLAPTVEIGGIWPPKGIGVLDPWEIPFLNTLILLSSGAAVTWAHHAILAGKEKRAVYALVATVLLALVFTGFQGMEYFQAPFTISDSIYGSTFFLATGFHGFHVIIGTLFLIICGIRQYLGQMTKEHHVGFEAAAWYWHFVDVVWLFLFVSIYWWGGI, encoded by the coding sequence ATGATTCAATCTCAGAGGCATTCTTATCATTTGGTAGATCCAAGTCCATGGCCTATTTCGGGTTCACTCGGAACTTTGGCAACCACCGTAGGAGGTGTGATGTACATGCACTCATTTCAAGGGGGTGCAACACTTCTCAGTTTGGGCCTCATATTTATCCTATATACCATGTTTGTATGGTGGCGCGATGTTCTACGTGAGTCCACGTTGGAAGGACATCATACCAAAGTCGTACAATTAGGACTTCGATATGGTTTTATTCTGTTCATCGTATCGGAGGTTATGttcttttttgcttttttttgggCTTTTTTTCATTCTTCTTTGGCACCTACGGTAGAGATCGGAGGTATTTGGCCACCAAAAGGGATTGGGGTTTTAGATCCTTGGGAAATCCCTTTTCTTAATACCCTTATTCTCCTTTCATCCGGAGCTGCCGTAACTTGGGCTCATCATGCTATACTCGCGGGGAAGGAAAAACGAGCAGTTTATGCTTTAGTAGCTACCGTTTTACTGGCTCTAGTATTCACTGGCTTTCAAGGAATGGAATATTTTCAAGCACCCTTCACTATTTCGGATAGTATTTATGGTTCAACCTTTTTCTTAGCAACTGGCTTTCATGGTTTTCATGTGATTATAGGTACTCTTTTCTTGATCATATGTGGTATTCGCCAATATCTTGGTCAGATGACCAAGGAGCATCACGTTGGCTTTGAAGCAGCTGCATGGTACTGGCATTTTGTAGACGTGGTTTGGTTATTCCTATTTGTTTCTATCTATTGGTGGGGGGGTATATGA